In one Fusarium falciforme chromosome 5, complete sequence genomic region, the following are encoded:
- a CDS encoding Cytochrome c oxidase subunit 9, mitochondrial has product MAVRPITGMLRRNLVLDLSIALGTGFVMANFFWYGFHVPRTNARDNFYIKREEERAAQKDN; this is encoded by the exons ATGGCCGTCCGACCCATCACCGGT ATGCTCCGACGAAACCTCGTCCTGGACCTCAGCATCGCCCTCG GCACTGGCTTCGTCATGGCCAACTTCTTCTG GTACGGCTTCCACGTGCCCCGAACCAACGCCCGCGACAACTTCTACATCAAGCGCGAGGAGGAGCGGGCCGCTCAGAAGGACAACTAG